From Candidatus Poribacteria bacterium, a single genomic window includes:
- a CDS encoding PmoA family protein yields MTVVPRIIEEELRFKFYSGKTFFLAYNRGYTQYGDMYKSRPDFYPVYSPSGREVTSTCAYRYNHHKSIFIGHADVNGINFFHDNNPTRSNLGDIVLEQSQHEIDESGIHVMTHNGWITKADVRLLEEERNFTVIPGEGAHIIDLTSTLIASQTDLTFAQDNHAFLGVRVADTMDVEDGGTILNANGQRNEEEAMGQSADWTDYSGVVASQTVGVTLMNHPSNPPSAFFTRNYGTFLTNFTLLDRYQLSRGESLTQRFRILIHEGDATNANVERYYNQFIETPPRW; encoded by the coding sequence ATGACTGTTGTTCCAAGAATTATCGAAGAAGAACTGCGCTTCAAATTCTATAGCGGAAAAACATTTTTCCTCGCCTATAATAGGGGCTATACCCAATACGGCGATATGTACAAATCGCGTCCCGATTTCTACCCTGTTTACTCTCCGAGCGGACGCGAAGTCACATCTACCTGTGCCTATCGTTATAATCATCACAAGTCGATTTTTATCGGCCATGCAGATGTGAATGGAATTAACTTCTTCCACGACAACAATCCAACCCGATCAAACCTCGGTGACATTGTGTTGGAACAGAGCCAGCATGAGATTGATGAGAGCGGCATTCATGTCATGACGCATAACGGCTGGATAACGAAAGCAGATGTGCGTCTGTTGGAGGAGGAGCGCAACTTCACAGTGATTCCCGGCGAGGGAGCTCATATCATTGACTTGACAAGTACACTGATTGCCAGCCAAACGGATCTGACGTTTGCACAAGATAACCACGCATTTCTCGGTGTGCGTGTTGCCGATACAATGGACGTGGAAGATGGAGGAACAATCCTCAACGCCAACGGTCAACGCAACGAGGAAGAGGCGATGGGACAGTCCGCCGATTGGACAGACTACAGCGGAGTTGTTGCCAGTCAAACAGTCGGTGTGACACTGATGAACCACCCATCGAATCCGCCTTCAGCGTTCTTTACGCGAAACTACGGTACGTTTCTAACGAACTTCACCTTGCTAGACCGATACCAACTCTCCCGTGGTGAAAGTTTGACACAACGGTTTCGGATTCTCATCCACGAGGGTGATGCAACCAATGCTAATGTTGAGCGTTATTATAATCAGTTCATTGAAACGCCGCCGCGTTGGTAA
- a CDS encoding MoxR family ATPase, with amino-acid sequence MPLEAQVQQFKENFKRVEAEIHKRIVGQDEVIEGVLLCLFANGHALLEGVPGLGKTQLIYTLSEALSLSFNRIQFTPDMMPSDITGTMLLVEDNQGRKQFEFQQGPIFAQIILADEINRATPRTQSALLEAMQERTVSVARTSYKLEEPFCVLATQNPIEMDGTYRLPEAQLDRFLFKLQINFPDEAQLGEILRRTTAEVETSIGKISDAETIQSMRQLVRGVLIAEHVERYIIQLIRATHPDNPDSPEMTRQYVELGASIRGMQAITLTAKIKALLDGRYNVAFEDVQSVALPALRHRIILNFEGEGEGIQTDDIIKNIMSSL; translated from the coding sequence ATGCCTCTAGAAGCTCAAGTACAGCAGTTTAAGGAAAACTTCAAACGAGTGGAGGCAGAGATTCACAAGCGCATCGTTGGACAAGATGAGGTAATTGAAGGCGTGCTACTCTGTCTCTTTGCCAATGGGCATGCGCTCCTTGAAGGTGTCCCCGGCTTAGGCAAAACACAGTTGATTTATACCCTGAGCGAGGCACTCAGTTTGTCGTTCAACCGAATCCAGTTTACGCCGGACATGATGCCATCGGATATCACAGGGACAATGCTCCTCGTCGAAGATAACCAAGGGCGGAAGCAGTTTGAATTTCAGCAGGGACCTATTTTCGCACAGATTATCCTTGCAGACGAGATTAACCGGGCGACACCCCGTACGCAATCTGCGCTGCTGGAGGCGATGCAGGAACGTACTGTGAGCGTCGCACGGACCAGTTATAAACTGGAAGAGCCGTTCTGTGTGCTTGCGACTCAGAATCCTATTGAGATGGACGGAACGTACCGTTTACCAGAGGCACAACTGGATCGGTTTCTGTTCAAGCTCCAGATTAATTTTCCAGACGAAGCTCAGCTTGGTGAGATCCTGCGACGAACAACAGCCGAGGTGGAGACCTCTATTGGGAAGATTAGTGATGCAGAGACGATTCAGTCAATGCGTCAACTCGTCCGGGGCGTGCTGATCGCTGAACATGTGGAACGCTATATCATTCAGCTTATCCGCGCTACGCATCCGGATAACCCCGACAGCCCAGAGATGACGAGGCAGTATGTTGAATTGGGTGCGAGTATTCGTGGGATGCAGGCGATTACGTTAACAGCGAAGATCAAGGCGCTGCTTGATGGGCGTTACAATGTTGCTTTTGAAGACGTACAATCGGTTGCACTGCCAGCCTTACGCCATCGTATCATTTTGAACTT